From the genome of Hyalangium gracile, one region includes:
- the msrA gene encoding peptide-methionine (S)-S-oxide reductase MsrA, whose product MTSRSTRLVLLAVASTLVGIGALASGQATPEPSKKPEPQAAQPAASPAKEEKPRLATATFAGGCFWCMEGPFDKLPGVVSTTSGYTGGTKANPTYEEVSSGTTGHAEAVQVVYDPSKVTYAQLLDVFWHNVDPLTPNAQFCDHGSQYRSAIFFHDAEQQRLADESRKQLEASGRFKQPIVTQLVPAATFYPAEDYHQDYYQKNPVRYRYYRFGCGRDARLKEVWGNDAPKH is encoded by the coding sequence ATGACCTCCCGCTCCACCCGTCTCGTCTTGCTCGCTGTCGCCTCCACGCTGGTGGGAATCGGCGCCCTGGCCTCCGGGCAAGCCACTCCCGAGCCCTCCAAGAAGCCAGAGCCCCAGGCCGCGCAGCCTGCTGCCTCGCCCGCGAAGGAGGAGAAGCCCAGGCTGGCCACCGCCACCTTCGCCGGCGGCTGCTTCTGGTGCATGGAGGGCCCCTTCGACAAGCTGCCGGGCGTGGTCTCCACGACGTCCGGCTACACCGGCGGCACCAAGGCCAACCCCACCTATGAGGAGGTCTCCAGCGGCACCACGGGCCACGCCGAGGCCGTCCAGGTGGTCTACGACCCGAGCAAGGTGACCTACGCCCAGCTGCTCGATGTCTTCTGGCACAACGTGGACCCGCTCACGCCCAACGCCCAGTTCTGCGACCACGGCTCCCAGTACCGCTCCGCCATCTTCTTCCATGATGCGGAGCAGCAGCGGCTCGCCGACGAGTCCAGGAAGCAGCTCGAGGCCTCGGGCCGCTTCAAGCAGCCCATCGTGACGCAGCTCGTCCCCGCCGCCACCTTCTACCCGGCCGAGGACTACCACCAGGACTACTACCAGAAGAATCCCGTGCGCTATCGCTACTACCGCTTCGGATGCGGCCGCGACGCGCGACTCAAGGAAGTCTGGGGGAACGACGCGCCCAAGCACTGA
- a CDS encoding deoxycytidylate deaminase yields MAQQRSSWDQYFMDIARQVATRATCDRKHVGALLVRDRTILSTGYNGSIRGLPHCDDVGHMMENGHCVATVHAEANAIIQAAKNGVAIDGATIYTTASPCWPCFKLIANSGCTRIVFGEFYRDPRIFEYAAKIGLELTGLGEAAQPPEPR; encoded by the coding sequence TTGGCCCAGCAGCGCAGCTCGTGGGATCAGTACTTCATGGACATCGCGCGGCAGGTGGCCACCCGGGCCACCTGTGATCGCAAGCACGTGGGCGCCCTGCTCGTGAGGGACCGCACCATCCTCTCCACGGGCTACAACGGCTCCATCCGCGGCCTGCCTCACTGCGACGACGTGGGCCACATGATGGAGAACGGCCACTGCGTGGCCACCGTCCACGCCGAGGCCAACGCCATCATCCAGGCCGCCAAGAACGGCGTCGCCATCGACGGGGCCACCATCTACACCACCGCCAGCCCCTGCTGGCCGTGCTTCAAGCTGATCGCCAACAGCGGCTGCACCCGCATCGTCTTCGGCGAGTTCTACCGGGATCCGCGCATCTTCGAGTACGCGGCGAAGATCGGCCTGGAGCTCACCGGGCTCGGTGAAGCCGCCCAGCCGCCCGAGCCTCGCTGA
- a CDS encoding PrkA family serine protein kinase: MEARRYLQDIGSQVSADFVKNRSILSFEEYVTLFFNDPRSQARNAAQYLHDVMDHYGTEQVPHPTGTIRRFKVFDVPSSDRDGRVAGQEEIQNAIYRLLGNFVRAGRINKLILLHGPNGSAKSTLVNALKAGMEDYSHQPQGALYRLGWVFPSEKLIKGSIGFGERVPASTGDLSSFAHLDAEAIDVRMPCELNDHPLFVVPPTERRKMLESALKKKGLGSGDGETGDFILSDYIRDGEMCHKCRRIYTALLASYGGDYLKVLRHVQIERFYISRRYQVGTVTVEPQMSVDAIAQQITADRTQLNLPAALHGVVLYEPHGPLVHANRGLIEYADLLKRPLEAFKYLLGFSETAQVPLEPFVLQLDEVLIASANEKHLGAFKELPDFASFKGRIELVRVPYLRRYKQEQEVYDAEITPTSVGKHVSPHATEVAAMWAVLTRLKKPIPERYAPDVKELVDHVTPLEKMHLYEEARAPARLSLANTKELKKLRTELYEESDAYPNYEGRSGASAREIKMALFNAAQSPDYKCLHALAVFEELQAICQDKSVFEFLQQEVVDGYHDHEEFVRAVEGQYLDLVDSEVRDSMGLVSEGQYRELVERYIQHVSHWVRGEKMRNRITGEMERPDEQRMAELEAIVMPKGEDAGEYRRGLISNIGAHRLDNPDAQIDYSVIFPDMFKRLRDHYFEERKRVLRKNKENVLKYLSEERGSLSSREQTQVESTLKTMAEKYGYCEHCAKDAILFLMKKRYG, from the coding sequence GTGGAAGCCAGGCGCTACCTGCAGGACATCGGGAGTCAGGTGTCTGCGGACTTCGTCAAGAACAGGTCCATCCTGTCCTTCGAGGAGTACGTCACCCTCTTCTTCAACGATCCACGGAGTCAGGCGCGCAACGCCGCGCAGTACCTGCACGACGTGATGGACCACTACGGCACCGAGCAGGTGCCGCACCCCACCGGCACCATCCGCCGCTTCAAGGTGTTCGACGTGCCGTCCAGCGATCGGGACGGGCGGGTGGCCGGCCAGGAGGAGATCCAGAACGCCATCTACCGGCTGCTGGGCAACTTCGTGCGCGCCGGCCGCATCAACAAGCTCATCCTCCTGCACGGGCCCAACGGCAGCGCCAAGTCGACGCTCGTCAACGCGCTCAAGGCGGGCATGGAGGACTACTCGCACCAGCCGCAGGGCGCGCTGTACCGGCTGGGCTGGGTCTTCCCCTCGGAGAAGCTGATCAAGGGCTCCATCGGCTTCGGCGAGCGGGTGCCGGCGAGCACGGGCGATCTCAGCAGCTTCGCGCACCTGGACGCGGAGGCCATCGACGTCCGGATGCCGTGCGAGCTCAACGATCACCCGCTCTTCGTCGTCCCGCCCACCGAGCGCCGCAAGATGCTGGAGTCGGCGCTGAAGAAGAAGGGCCTGGGCAGCGGGGACGGGGAGACGGGGGACTTCATCCTCTCGGACTACATCCGCGACGGGGAGATGTGCCACAAGTGCCGGCGCATCTACACCGCGCTGCTGGCCTCGTACGGGGGCGACTACCTGAAGGTGCTGCGCCACGTGCAGATCGAGCGCTTCTACATCTCCCGGCGCTACCAGGTGGGCACGGTGACGGTGGAGCCGCAGATGAGCGTGGACGCCATCGCCCAGCAGATCACCGCGGACCGCACGCAGCTCAACCTGCCGGCCGCCCTGCACGGAGTGGTGCTCTACGAGCCGCACGGCCCGCTGGTGCACGCCAACCGCGGGCTCATCGAGTACGCGGACCTGCTCAAGCGCCCGCTGGAGGCCTTCAAGTACCTGCTGGGCTTCAGCGAGACGGCGCAGGTGCCGCTCGAGCCCTTCGTGCTGCAGCTGGACGAGGTGCTGATCGCCTCGGCCAACGAGAAGCACCTGGGGGCCTTCAAGGAGCTGCCGGACTTCGCCTCGTTCAAGGGCCGCATCGAGCTGGTGCGCGTGCCCTACCTGCGCCGCTACAAGCAGGAGCAGGAGGTGTACGACGCGGAGATCACCCCCACCTCCGTGGGCAAGCACGTGTCGCCGCACGCCACCGAGGTGGCCGCCATGTGGGCGGTGCTCACGCGGCTGAAGAAGCCCATCCCGGAGCGCTACGCCCCGGACGTGAAGGAGCTGGTCGATCACGTCACGCCGCTGGAGAAGATGCACCTCTATGAGGAGGCGCGGGCCCCGGCGCGGCTGAGCCTGGCGAACACCAAGGAGCTCAAGAAGCTGCGCACGGAGCTCTACGAGGAGTCCGACGCCTACCCGAACTACGAGGGCCGCTCGGGCGCCAGCGCGCGAGAGATCAAGATGGCGCTCTTCAACGCCGCGCAGAGCCCGGACTACAAGTGCCTGCACGCGCTGGCGGTGTTCGAGGAGCTGCAGGCCATCTGCCAGGACAAGAGCGTCTTCGAGTTCCTCCAGCAGGAGGTGGTGGACGGCTACCACGATCACGAGGAGTTCGTGCGCGCGGTGGAGGGCCAGTACCTGGATCTGGTGGACTCGGAGGTCCGCGACTCGATGGGGCTGGTGTCCGAGGGCCAGTACCGCGAGCTGGTGGAGCGCTACATCCAGCACGTGAGCCACTGGGTGCGCGGCGAGAAGATGCGCAACCGCATCACCGGGGAGATGGAGCGCCCGGACGAGCAGCGCATGGCGGAGCTGGAGGCCATCGTCATGCCCAAGGGAGAGGACGCCGGCGAGTACCGCCGCGGGCTGATCTCCAACATCGGCGCGCACCGGCTGGACAACCCGGATGCGCAGATCGACTACTCGGTCATCTTCCCGGACATGTTCAAGCGCCTGCGCGACCACTACTTCGAGGAGCGCAAGCGGGTGCTGCGCAAGAACAAGGAGAACGTCCTCAAGTACCTGTCCGAGGAGCGCGGCTCGCTCTCCTCGCGCGAGCAGACGCAGGTGGAGAGCACGCTCAAGACGATGGCGGAGAAGTACGGCTACTGCGAGCACTGCGCCAAGGACGCCATCTTGTTCCTGATGAAGAAGCGCTACGGCTGA
- a CDS encoding S1 family peptidase yields the protein MNRFLLGAPALFTLLSCASAAPSSSPAAPMAPVTEAPRLSAPVEQAVAVASARPSRKQMVRGILPHTVRLVITEGGKSRRTASGVVIATERTEKGVASYVITNAHAVDVDGLKSPKMLVTQERQAEVTEYPVEVVATGQVPEMDLALLRVPGHELSAAELATDTELELGEDVVVAACPFGKSLSLSGGMLSQVEWDPESKRPKMVKTDAPIGYGASGGGIFSLETGKLLAIVEGYRTAKVGFAVADKDYSFDVPMPGETFAAPTSKVRGFLESKGFGRLLSRPSEGGVGQTAQR from the coding sequence ATGAACCGGTTTCTCCTCGGGGCCCCGGCCCTGTTCACCCTGCTGTCCTGCGCCAGCGCGGCTCCATCGTCGTCTCCCGCCGCGCCCATGGCTCCCGTCACGGAGGCTCCGCGCCTCTCGGCGCCGGTGGAGCAGGCGGTCGCCGTCGCCTCGGCGAGGCCCTCGCGCAAGCAGATGGTCCGGGGGATCCTGCCGCACACGGTACGGCTGGTGATCACCGAGGGTGGCAAGTCCCGGCGCACGGCCTCGGGCGTGGTGATCGCCACCGAGCGCACGGAGAAGGGCGTGGCCAGCTACGTCATCACCAACGCGCACGCGGTGGACGTGGACGGGCTGAAGAGCCCGAAGATGCTCGTCACCCAGGAGCGGCAGGCCGAGGTGACGGAGTACCCGGTGGAGGTGGTGGCCACGGGGCAGGTGCCGGAGATGGACCTGGCGCTGCTGCGCGTGCCGGGGCATGAGCTGTCCGCGGCGGAGCTGGCCACGGACACGGAGCTGGAGCTGGGCGAGGACGTGGTGGTGGCCGCGTGCCCGTTCGGCAAGTCGCTGTCGCTGTCGGGCGGCATGCTGTCGCAGGTGGAGTGGGATCCCGAGAGCAAGCGCCCGAAGATGGTGAAGACGGACGCGCCGATCGGCTACGGGGCCTCGGGCGGCGGCATCTTCAGCCTGGAGACGGGCAAGCTGCTGGCCATCGTCGAGGGCTACCGCACGGCGAAGGTGGGCTTCGCGGTGGCGGACAAGGACTACAGCTTCGACGTGCCGATGCCGGGCGAGACGTTCGCCGCGCCGACCTCGAAGGTGCGCGGGTTCCTCGAGTCCAAGGGCTTTGGCCGGCTGCTGTCGCGCCCCTCCGAGGGTGGCGTCGGGCAGACCGCGCAGCGGTAG
- a CDS encoding glycosyltransferase family 4 protein — protein MRFLVAAQFLPDPNSGSAGSVLAVGQALAERGHTVDYEWLPPNRGRLPHPALQRHFEMPAQQLRALASRLKAQPYDVVMVSQPYAYLAYELLPALHPRTLFLNRTHGWEHRLLRAEQSLGYEPTKTLGRRVLSGASSAMTVMACWRTARAAHGLVAPSSLCARFIQQTYSLPDSKVAFIGYGLDADFLEWPRVEPAVRLPRLLFVGNYLARKGTRLLEEVLPRMARRFPGLELSFVVQPEAMAEVERRYRPAFGAGLRVHRWMPRAELRELYSAHEVLLFPSLFEGFGKTWLEGMACGLCVVGFDEGGLGDLAEHGREALFCEAGDVAGWERLLVEALANPERVAELRGRAQERARQRTWDETAKDTERFCEQLRAERGLG, from the coding sequence ATGCGTTTCCTGGTCGCCGCCCAGTTCCTCCCGGATCCGAACAGTGGGTCGGCGGGCTCGGTGCTGGCGGTAGGTCAGGCGCTGGCCGAGCGTGGGCACACGGTGGACTACGAGTGGCTGCCTCCGAACCGGGGACGGCTGCCCCACCCCGCGCTGCAGCGCCACTTCGAGATGCCGGCCCAGCAGCTCCGGGCGCTGGCCTCGCGGCTGAAGGCCCAGCCGTACGACGTGGTGATGGTGAGCCAGCCCTACGCATACCTGGCCTACGAGCTGCTGCCCGCGCTGCACCCGCGCACGCTGTTCCTGAACCGCACCCACGGCTGGGAGCACCGCCTGCTGCGGGCCGAGCAGAGCCTGGGCTACGAGCCGACCAAGACGCTCGGGCGCCGGGTGCTGTCGGGCGCCAGCTCGGCGATGACGGTGATGGCATGCTGGCGGACGGCGCGGGCGGCCCACGGGCTGGTCGCTCCGTCGTCGCTGTGCGCGCGCTTCATCCAGCAGACGTACTCGCTGCCCGACAGCAAGGTGGCCTTCATCGGCTACGGGCTCGACGCGGACTTCCTGGAGTGGCCCCGAGTCGAACCCGCCGTGCGCCTGCCGCGCCTGCTCTTCGTGGGCAACTACCTGGCCCGCAAGGGCACACGGCTCCTGGAGGAGGTGCTGCCGCGCATGGCCCGGCGCTTCCCGGGGCTGGAGCTGTCGTTCGTGGTGCAGCCGGAGGCGATGGCCGAGGTGGAGCGCCGGTACCGCCCGGCCTTCGGCGCGGGGCTGCGGGTGCACCGCTGGATGCCCAGGGCCGAGCTGCGGGAGCTCTACTCCGCGCACGAGGTGCTGCTGTTCCCCTCGCTCTTCGAGGGCTTCGGGAAGACGTGGCTGGAGGGCATGGCCTGCGGGCTGTGCGTCGTGGGCTTCGACGAGGGCGGGCTCGGGGATCTGGCGGAGCACGGCCGCGAGGCCCTCTTCTGCGAAGCGGGCGATGTGGCCGGCTGGGAGCGGCTGCTGGTGGAGGCGCTGGCGAATCCGGAGCGCGTGGCGGAGCTGCGCGGCAGGGCGCAGGAGCGTGCCCGCCAGCGCACCTGGGACGAGACGGCCAAGGACACCGAGCGCTTCTGCGAGCAGCTGCGCGCCGAGCGCGGCCTGGGCTGA
- a CDS encoding nuclear transport factor 2 family protein — protein sequence MKRTILVCTAAVVFAGSAWAQDKAAKPAAPAAAPAQGAGAQAGAPQGNAPAMDMTKMGPMARKPTNEKQTKKEITDFFKKMEETSQKGDMEAMNAMIDFPVLMVTDDLKGTPESKSYSREEYTAMMKPMLDSMPKDMKTTHKPTITVLSDSLAAVTDDFTMTVGKQKITGRNAGLLVKKDGQWKWKSMVEAGWGGMDAPGAGGSGQPAPTEGKQ from the coding sequence ATGAAGCGTACGATTCTGGTGTGTACCGCTGCCGTGGTCTTCGCTGGTTCCGCGTGGGCCCAGGACAAGGCGGCGAAGCCCGCGGCTCCCGCGGCGGCTCCCGCTCAGGGCGCTGGGGCGCAGGCAGGCGCGCCGCAGGGCAATGCGCCGGCCATGGACATGACGAAGATGGGTCCGATGGCGCGCAAGCCCACCAACGAGAAGCAGACCAAGAAGGAGATCACCGACTTCTTCAAGAAGATGGAGGAGACCTCGCAGAAGGGCGACATGGAGGCCATGAACGCCATGATCGACTTCCCGGTCCTCATGGTGACCGACGACCTGAAGGGCACGCCCGAGTCGAAGTCGTACAGCCGTGAGGAGTACACGGCGATGATGAAGCCCATGCTCGACAGCATGCCGAAGGACATGAAGACGACCCACAAGCCGACGATCACGGTCCTCTCGGACTCGCTGGCGGCCGTGACCGACGACTTCACGATGACGGTGGGCAAGCAGAAGATCACCGGCCGCAACGCGGGCCTGCTCGTGAAGAAGGACGGTCAGTGGAAGTGGAAGTCGATGGTCGAGGCGGGCTGGGGCGGCATGGACGCTCCGGGCGCCGGTGGCAGCGGCCAGCCGGCCCCCACCGAGGGCAAGCAGTAA
- a CDS encoding Kelch repeat-containing protein: MSRGRAWWLIGGVAVLAAGCGAPAEERRSAWDVGDGQAPPGSFERVGWSSAEDMHAPRHDHTASVLPSGQVLIAGRYTDDARESAEVYDSATRRWSRTGEMGSARRGHTASVLRSGRVLVAGGHNLREGILASAEEYDSSTGRWSPVGAMASLRAGHTATVLPSGQVLIAGGFGVGGALSRAELYDPVSRTFSLAGRMSRARYGHAAVLLPTGKVLVVGGIGAMGELSSAEEYDPVTRTWSEVDLMARPRVHPTATLLDSGAVLVTGGGDSGAELYAPASRTWKTVGAMAMAREHHSATLLPSGQVLVVGGMGAIASAHAELYEPRSERWVPAGALATARSHHTASLLPSGAVLVAGGHSSSGPLAGSELYGLEPRR; the protein is encoded by the coding sequence GTGAGCAGGGGGCGCGCCTGGTGGCTCATCGGTGGAGTGGCTGTGCTCGCCGCGGGCTGTGGTGCTCCCGCCGAGGAGCGGCGCTCCGCATGGGATGTGGGTGACGGGCAGGCACCTCCAGGCAGCTTCGAGCGGGTCGGCTGGTCCTCCGCGGAGGACATGCATGCGCCCCGCCATGATCACACGGCCAGCGTGCTGCCCTCGGGCCAGGTGCTGATCGCGGGGCGCTACACGGACGACGCCCGCGAGAGCGCGGAAGTGTACGACTCCGCCACCCGGCGCTGGTCGAGGACGGGGGAGATGGGCTCGGCCCGCAGAGGCCATACGGCCAGCGTGCTGCGCTCGGGCCGGGTGCTGGTGGCCGGCGGGCACAACCTCCGAGAGGGCATCCTCGCCAGCGCGGAAGAGTACGACTCCAGCACGGGCCGCTGGTCTCCCGTGGGGGCGATGGCCTCGCTTCGAGCGGGGCACACCGCGACGGTCCTGCCTTCGGGGCAGGTGTTGATCGCGGGTGGCTTCGGAGTGGGGGGAGCGCTCTCGAGGGCGGAGCTGTACGACCCTGTCTCCCGCACCTTCTCGCTGGCGGGCCGCATGAGCCGGGCTCGCTACGGCCACGCGGCCGTGCTGCTGCCCACGGGGAAGGTGCTCGTGGTGGGAGGCATCGGAGCGATGGGCGAGCTGAGCAGCGCGGAGGAGTACGACCCGGTCACGCGAACCTGGTCCGAGGTCGACCTCATGGCGCGGCCGCGCGTCCATCCCACGGCGACCCTGCTCGATTCGGGTGCGGTCCTGGTGACGGGGGGAGGCGACAGTGGCGCGGAGCTCTACGCGCCGGCCTCGCGCACCTGGAAGACGGTGGGCGCCATGGCCATGGCTCGGGAACATCACTCGGCGACGCTGCTGCCTTCGGGGCAGGTGCTGGTGGTCGGGGGCATGGGGGCCATCGCCTCCGCCCATGCGGAGCTCTACGAGCCGCGCTCGGAGCGCTGGGTCCCCGCGGGGGCGCTGGCCACGGCTCGCTCGCACCACACGGCCAGCCTGCTGCCCTCAGGGGCTGTCCTGGTGGCAGGCGGTCACTCGAGCAGTGGCCCGCTGGCCGGGAGCGAGCTCTACGGCCTCGAGCCCCGCCGCTGA